In one Antennarius striatus isolate MH-2024 chromosome 15, ASM4005453v1, whole genome shotgun sequence genomic region, the following are encoded:
- the LOC137608302 gene encoding zinc finger protein 703-like yields the protein MKYLPAADRLSTRIELTETGAKSGPGAVVSLLTPLDPLRQAKRLPIRLIKMLTAHTGHLLHPEYLQPLTSAPVSIELDAKKSPLALLAQTCSQIGKPDPPTSSKLGSSCNQGDKEPNGRSSLSSLKHGEHRPSLEDKCSFKPYNKGSGDCHRDGVTSSSSDKVGFRVPGNNGNGNSGSGQQSYPPHAASPGSRTNSSSSTSPGHSQQQQPPHKQSQSPGGRPASHSQTANGESANERGSPTITSSNNHHPKKDADVNKNNSDSPLNANSSHIRASANCSNGSSEGGSNHEAGKAESAQANLGPGRITPISPYKTSQPLFPLPSSNMGYHGSLVGAYAGYPSQFVPGLDPTKSSLGVGGMGVAGKHPSSSPLTGASPPSFMQGLCRDPYCLSYPSVPHLGGSNCNSCIHDPSSTLKSNYPLVYPSHPLHSLHQSPLSSSASSSLSHPLYTYGFMLPNDPLPHACNWVSAAGPCDKRFATSEELLAHLRTHTALPIGMDSKLISVSSSGPASCHLHLPHQSSPGSMPSSLSLRAPPSLGLSRYHPYSKVHLPPGPSTISLHSLPTTGPYYPHYALYGQRLGSSALGYQ from the exons ATGAAATATCTCCCCGCGGCGGATCGACTCAGTACGCGGATCGAGCTCACAGAGACCGGAGCGAAGTCTGGTCCCGGTGCGGTGGTCTCCCTGTTGACCCCTCTGGACCCTCTCCGACAGGCAAAGCGGCTTCCCATCCGACTCATCAAGATGTTGACTGCGCACACCGGACACTTACTCCACCCGGAATATTTACAGCCTTTGACCTCCGCGCCAGTCAGCATCGAG CTGGATGCCAAGAAGAGTCCGTTGGCCCTGTTGGCACAGACCTGCTCCCAGATTGGTAAACCGGACCCTCCTACTTCCTCCAAGCTGGGCTCCTCCTGCAACCAGGGGGACAAGGAGCCCAACGGTCGTTCATCTCTCTCCAGCCTGAAGCATGGGGAGCACCGCCCCTCCCTGGAGGACAAGTGTAGCTTCAAGCCCTACAACAAAGGCAGTGGAGACTGTCACAGGGATGGAGttaccagcagcagcagcgataAAGTCGGCTTCAGGGTTCCCGGTAACAACGGTAATGGGAATTCCGGATCTGGCCAGCAGTCCTACCCCCCCCATGCTGCCTCTCCCGGCTCCAGgaccaacagcagcagcagcacctcgCCTGGGCACAGCCAACAACAGCAGCCGCCGCACAAACAGAGCCAGTCTCCTGGTGGACGGCCCGCCTCCCACTCCCAGACCGCCAATGGCGAGAGCGCGAATGAGCGAGGCAGTCCGACCATCACGAGCAGCAATAACCATCATCCCAAAAAGGACGCTGATGTAAATAAGAACAATTCGGACAGTCCGCTCAACGCCAACTCCAGCCACATCCGAGCCAGCGCAAACTGCAGCAACGGCAGCTCCGAAGGCGGTTCCAACCACGAGGCGGGGAAAGCGGAGTCCGCCCAGGCCAACCTCGGCCCCGGACGCATCACGCCCATTTCTCCTTATAAGACGAGCCAACCACTCTTCCCCCTGCCCTCTTCTAACATGGGCTACCACGGATCTTTAGTGGGGGCTTACGCAGGCTACCCATCACAATTCGTTCCTGGGCTCGACCCCACAAAATCCAGCCTCGGGGTGGGAGGCATGGGAGTCGCTGGAAAGCACCCGAGTTCCAGCCCTCTCACGGGGGCCTCCCCTCCATCCTTCATGCAGGGTTTATGCAGGGACCCCTACTGTTTAAGCTATCCAAGTGTACCCCACCTTGGCGGTAGCAACTGCAACTCCTGCATTCATGacccctcctccaccctcaaGTCAAACTACCCATTGGTCTATCCCTCCCACCCGCTCCACTCCCTCCACCAAAGCCCCCTGTCGTCCAgcgcctcctcctccctctcacaTCCCCTCTACACGTACGGCTTCATGCTCCCCAACGACCCCCTGCCCCACGCCTGCAACTGGGTCTCGGCCGCCGGGCCCTGCGACAAACGTTTCGCCACCTCGGAGGAACTCCTGGCTCACCTCCGGACGCACACAGCCCTCCCCATAGGGATGGACAGTAAGCTGATTTCGGTCTCGTCCTCTGGACCGGCCTCCTGCCACCTTCACCTTCCTCATCAGAGCAGCCCAGGCTCAATGCCCAGCTCCCTCTCCCTCAGAGCGCCCCCCAGCCTGGGTCTGTCTCGCTATCACCCCTACAGTAAGGTCCACCTGCCCCCCGGACCCTCAACCATCTCCCTGCACTCCCTGCCCACCACAGGCCCTTACTACCCTCATTATGCCCTGTATGGGCAAAGACTTGGATCTTCTGCTCTGGGCTACCAGTGA